TTTGGCGCGCACCCACGATTTGCGCGTGCACATTGACGGCGCGCGCATCTTCAACGCAGCAGTCGCGCTCGGCGCGACGGCGCGCGATTTCGCGCAGTACTCGGACAGCGTATCGTTTTGTCTTTCGAAAGGTTTGAGCGCGCCGGTTGGCTCGCTCTTGTGCGGCGCGCGTGAATTCATCGCCGAGGCGCGGCGCAATCGTAAAATGGTCGGCGGCGGAATGCGCCAAGCCGGCATCCTCGCGGCGGCGGGCATCGTCGCGCTCGCCACGATGGTCGAGCGGCTCGCCGAAGACCACGCGCACGCGCGCTATCTCGCCGAACAACTCGCCGATCTGCCCGGCATAGACCTGGATCCGACAAGTGTCAAGACCAATATCGTGTTCTTTGATTTGACCGGCGGTCTGACGGCGGCGCAAGCGGAAAAGCGGTTGGCGCAGGAGGGCGTGTTGATCGGCGCGTCGGGTGCGCGGCGAATGCGCGCGGTGACGCACTATGGCATCGCGCGTGCGGACATTGAGGATGTGTTGGGCGTGATCCGACGTGTGATGCAGGGAGCGGTTTGAACATCGGGGACAAGTTTGCGCGACTTGTCCCCGCTTGCGTCTTGAGGGAAGAAAAAGTCGAGCACTAGGAACAATGGCTGACTCGACTAGGAATTCTTGTGGATTGGCAAGTGAGGCGTTGCGTGCGATGATGGCAGAGTGGTACAACCGTGACTAGCGCGAATTCCGGTTTGGTTTACAGTATGGTAAAGACGTTCGCGAAGCGTGCAACGTCTCTACGATACCGACCGCAAATCAAGATGGAATCTGCTCTAGTTCAAGGAGATGGGCGATGTTAAGCTTTTCGTTCCGTTCAACGCGGCTATCTCGCGCGCTTTTCGTTCGGTTAAGTTGGGTGCTTTTTGTGCTGACGCTGGTCGCGTGCGCGAATAATCCGTTCGCGCCAACGCTCGCGGTCAAAGGCGGCGACGGCGAATTTCGCGTGGTGTTATTCACCGAGCCGGTGAGTCTCAATCCTAATTTGCGTTCGGACGACGGCGCATTCAGCGTCGCGCAGAACGTGTACAACAAACTGCTCACGCTCGACGCGGACTATCGCGTGATTCCCGATCTCGCGGAAACCTGGGAGGTCTCTGCCGATGGTCTGACGTACACGTTTCATCTTGCCAAGAATGCGCGGTGGCACGATGGCAAGTCACTCACGTCCGCCGATGTGAAATGGACGTTCGAGGCATTGCGGCAATCGCAGGCGTCCGGCGGCGAAGCCGCCAACCGCATCCTCGCGATCGAAACTCCGGACGCGCAAACGGTGGTCATGCGTTTGAAGCAGGTGTGGTCGCCGTTCATTCCGACGCTCGCGTGGTACGGCACCTTTGTTTTGCCGTCGCATGTTTTTGCCGGCGGCGATTGGACGAAAAATCCGGCGAACGACAAACCGATTGGCACCGGACCGTTCAAATTCGTCGAGTGGGTCAAGGGCGATCACATCACGCTCGCCGCGAATCGCGATTACTTCAAGCGCGGTCCGTACCTCGACCAGGTGACGTACC
The sequence above is a segment of the Chloroflexota bacterium genome. Coding sequences within it:
- the ltaE gene encoding low-specificity L-threonine aldolase, which produces MKRIDLRSDTVTLPTPQMRAAMANAELGDDVYGEDPTVNRLEELAAEQMGKPAALFVASGTMANLVALLTHCARGDEVIVGSKAHMFINEVGGMAALGGIHPRTLANQPDGTLVLDEIANAIRGDNVHWPRTRLIALENTHNHCGGAPLPIAYHRAVFDLARTHDLRVHIDGARIFNAAVALGATARDFAQYSDSVSFCLSKGLSAPVGSLLCGAREFIAEARRNRKMVGGGMRQAGILAAAGIVALATMVERLAEDHAHARYLAEQLADLPGIDLDPTSVKTNIVFFDLTGGLTAAQAEKRLAQEGVLIGASGARRMRAVTHYGIARADIEDVLGVIRRVMQGAV